In Falsibacillus albus, a single window of DNA contains:
- a CDS encoding dihydrolipoamide acetyltransferase family protein — translation MAIEKMAMPQLGESVTEGTISKWLVSPGDHVNKYDPIAEVQTDKVNAEVPSSFTGVIKELIADEGDTLEVGEVICSIETEGAGKAEESQDNAASAPESSSTNAAEEKSVAKPARPSANDGNKVRYSPAVLKISQEHGIDLNQVEGTGKGGRITRKDLLKLIDSGNIPKAGDNKPAAPVQEAPKQEVPTSAPAAPKAPAANVPVSAGDIEIPVTGVRKAIAANMLRSKHEAPHAWTMMEVDATNLVNYRNEIKNDFKQREGFNLTFFAFFVKAVAQALKEFPQINSMWAGEKIIQKKDINISIAVATDDALFVPVIKNADEKTIKGIAREITELAQKVRTGKLKSEDMQGGTFTVNNTGSFGSVQSMGIINYPQAAILQVESIVKRPVVMENGMIAVRDMVNLCMSLDHRVLDGLICGRFLQRVKEIIENTSKQSTSIY, via the coding sequence GTGGCAATAGAAAAAATGGCGATGCCTCAGTTAGGAGAAAGTGTAACTGAAGGCACAATAAGTAAGTGGTTAGTGTCACCTGGTGATCATGTCAATAAATACGACCCGATCGCAGAAGTTCAAACGGATAAAGTAAATGCGGAGGTGCCGTCATCCTTTACGGGTGTAATCAAAGAATTGATTGCAGATGAGGGAGATACCCTTGAAGTCGGGGAAGTCATCTGTTCCATTGAAACAGAAGGGGCTGGCAAGGCGGAGGAAAGCCAAGATAATGCCGCTTCTGCTCCTGAGTCAAGCAGCACAAATGCAGCAGAGGAAAAAAGTGTGGCAAAGCCTGCAAGGCCTTCTGCCAATGATGGAAACAAAGTACGTTATTCACCGGCGGTCTTGAAAATTTCACAAGAACACGGCATCGATTTGAACCAAGTCGAAGGAACAGGAAAAGGCGGAAGGATTACACGCAAAGATTTATTGAAATTAATCGATTCCGGCAATATTCCGAAAGCAGGGGATAATAAACCGGCTGCGCCTGTACAAGAAGCTCCGAAACAGGAAGTTCCAACATCTGCACCGGCCGCACCAAAAGCCCCTGCAGCGAATGTCCCTGTTTCTGCAGGCGACATCGAAATTCCGGTAACTGGTGTTCGCAAGGCGATTGCTGCCAACATGCTCAGAAGTAAGCACGAAGCTCCACACGCATGGACGATGATGGAAGTAGACGCCACCAACCTTGTGAATTATCGAAATGAAATCAAAAACGACTTCAAGCAACGTGAAGGATTCAATCTAACTTTCTTTGCCTTCTTTGTTAAAGCAGTGGCGCAGGCACTGAAGGAGTTTCCACAGATCAATTCCATGTGGGCAGGGGAAAAGATCATTCAGAAGAAGGATATCAATATCTCGATCGCTGTGGCAACAGACGATGCTTTGTTTGTACCAGTCATTAAAAATGCCGACGAAAAAACGATCAAAGGCATTGCAAGGGAAATCACAGAGCTGGCTCAAAAGGTCCGTACTGGAAAATTAAAATCTGAGGATATGCAAGGCGGCACATTCACTGTCAATAATACTGGGTCGTTCGGCTCTGTTCAGTCCATGGGTATAATCAATTATCCGCAAGCGGCAATTCTGCAGGTCGAATCGATTGTCAAACGTCCAGTCGTAATGGAAAATGGGATGATTGCTGTCCGTGATATGGTCAACCTTTGTATGTCCCTGGACCATCGTGTGCTTGATGGATTGATTTGCGGCCGATTCCTGCAGCGGGTCAAAGAAATCATCGAAAACACTTCCAAGCAGTCCACTTCAATTTATTAA
- a CDS encoding thiamine pyrophosphate-dependent dehydrogenase E1 component subunit alpha, with product MAENRHAALGLSDENVLEIYETMLLARRIDERMWLLNRSGKIPFVISCQGQEAAQVGAAFALDREKDYALPYYRDMGVVLAFGMTPKELMLSGFAKAEDPNSGGRQMPGHFGQKKNRIVTGSSPVTTQVPHAVGVALAGKMENKDLVTFVTFGEGSSNQGDFHEGANFAGVHKLPVIFMCENNKYAISVPIEKQLACEKVSDRAIGYGMPGYTVDGNDPLEVYKAVKEAADRGRKGEGPTLIETVSYRLTPHSSDDDDRSYRSPDEVAKAKTNDPIITFGAYLKEVGAMNDELEKEINDRVMKQVNEATDYAENAPYAEAESALKFVYAEEK from the coding sequence ATGGCTGAAAATCGTCATGCAGCTTTAGGTTTGAGCGATGAAAATGTATTAGAAATATATGAAACAATGCTATTGGCACGTCGAATCGACGAACGTATGTGGCTTTTAAACCGCTCTGGGAAAATCCCATTCGTCATCTCCTGTCAAGGTCAAGAAGCAGCACAGGTTGGAGCAGCGTTTGCATTGGATCGTGAAAAGGATTATGCCCTTCCTTATTATCGTGATATGGGGGTTGTATTGGCTTTTGGAATGACTCCAAAAGAACTCATGCTCTCTGGATTTGCAAAAGCCGAAGATCCAAATTCAGGCGGCCGTCAAATGCCAGGACACTTCGGCCAAAAGAAAAATCGAATCGTAACCGGTTCTTCTCCTGTTACTACTCAAGTACCTCATGCAGTCGGTGTTGCATTGGCCGGAAAAATGGAAAATAAAGATTTGGTCACATTCGTCACGTTCGGTGAAGGTTCTTCCAATCAAGGAGACTTCCATGAAGGAGCAAACTTTGCGGGTGTACATAAGCTTCCGGTTATCTTTATGTGTGAAAATAATAAATATGCCATCTCTGTTCCAATCGAAAAACAATTAGCTTGTGAAAAAGTATCTGATCGTGCCATCGGATATGGCATGCCGGGGTACACAGTGGATGGAAACGATCCGCTTGAAGTATATAAGGCCGTTAAGGAAGCGGCTGACAGAGGCCGCAAAGGCGAAGGCCCAACACTCATTGAAACAGTTTCCTACCGTTTGACTCCACATTCATCCGATGATGATGATCGTTCATATCGTTCTCCAGATGAAGTGGCAAAAGCAAAAACGAATGATCCGATCATTACTTTTGGCGCTTATTTAAAAGAAGTCGGCGCAATGAATGATGAACTTGAAAAAGAAATCAATGATCGAGTGATGAAACAAGTGAATGAAGCAACGGATTACGCAGAAAATGCTCCATATGCTGAAGCAGAATCTGCACTAAAATTTGTCTACGCAGAAGAGAAGTAA
- a CDS encoding alpha-ketoacid dehydrogenase subunit beta translates to MPVISYIDAVTMAIREEMERDSKVFVLGEDVGKKGGVFKATHGLYDQFGEERVIDTPLAESAIAGVGIGAAMYGMRPIAEMQFADFIMPAVNQIISEAAKIRYRSNNDWNCPIVVRAPYGGGVHGALYHSQSVEAVFANQPGLKIVMPSTPYDVKGLLKAAIRDDDPVLFFEHKRAYRLIKGEVPDDDYVLPIGKADVKREGEDITVITYGLCVHFALQAAEKLAQDGIEAHILDLRTVYPLDKEAIIEAASKTGKVLLLTEDNKEGSIMSEVSAIIAENCLFELDAPIARLAGPDVPAMPYAPTMEKYFMVNPDKVEKAMRELAEY, encoded by the coding sequence ATGCCAGTAATTTCTTATATTGATGCCGTAACAATGGCCATTCGTGAAGAAATGGAACGTGATTCAAAAGTATTTGTACTTGGTGAGGATGTCGGTAAAAAAGGTGGGGTATTTAAAGCGACCCATGGCCTTTATGATCAATTCGGAGAAGAGCGGGTAATTGACACACCTCTTGCTGAATCTGCCATCGCTGGAGTCGGAATCGGTGCTGCCATGTACGGCATGCGTCCTATCGCTGAAATGCAATTTGCCGATTTCATCATGCCTGCTGTCAATCAAATTATTTCGGAGGCGGCAAAGATCCGCTACCGCTCCAACAATGACTGGAATTGCCCGATTGTTGTCCGTGCTCCTTACGGCGGAGGCGTTCATGGCGCTCTATATCACTCACAGTCGGTCGAAGCAGTGTTTGCCAACCAGCCTGGACTGAAAATCGTGATGCCTTCCACTCCTTATGACGTCAAAGGTTTACTGAAGGCAGCTATCCGCGATGATGATCCGGTATTGTTCTTTGAACATAAACGCGCCTACCGTTTAATTAAAGGGGAAGTTCCTGACGATGATTATGTATTGCCAATCGGCAAGGCAGATGTAAAGCGTGAAGGAGAAGATATCACGGTCATCACTTATGGTCTTTGTGTTCATTTTGCATTGCAGGCTGCCGAAAAGCTTGCGCAGGATGGCATTGAAGCACACATTCTTGACCTTCGCACTGTCTACCCATTGGATAAGGAAGCAATCATTGAGGCAGCTTCTAAAACAGGAAAAGTCCTTCTTTTAACAGAAGACAATAAAGAAGGAAGCATCATGAGTGAAGTTTCAGCTATCATTGCCGAAAATTGCTTATTTGAATTAGATGCTCCGATTGCGCGTTTAGCAGGCCCTGATGTGCCGGCTATGCCTTATGCGCCGACGATGGAAAAATACTTTATGGTCAATCCTGACAAAGTTGAAAAAGCAATGCGTGAACTCGCTGAATATTAA
- a CDS encoding S8 family peptidase produces MGKRKRNVKWLSLTFTIMLIFSLLTPMNATLAATKKASSTSARESVVLNSKDRVSSKVIDQFKQKEKVTYLVKLKDQVDTTKVSENAASKAKSEKLSSLNTKLLKRSMVVSTLRAKATETQAHLKGYLQKEQKAGKVNKIQSFYVVNALAVTSTKDVMEAMAAFPEVDKVLPNEKRQLIQPTAVKNLEKEKSSLQLQPKNGTSSIEWNIQQIGAPQVWNMGIDGTGTVVATIDTGVQWDHPALKQKYRGYDPQNPDTPNNEFNWFDAVASQSSPYDDIGHGSHVTGTMVGSEPDGSNQIGVAPGAKWIAVKAFSPDGGTDVDLLEAGEWILAPKDSDGNPHPEKAPDVVNNSWGGGPGMDEWYRQMVQAWRAAEIFPEFSAGNTTLTNPGGPGSVATPANYPESFATGATDSQNHLASFSLQGPSPYNEMKPEISAPGVNIRSSVPGSTYEGGWNGTSMAGPHVSAVVALLKQADASLTVDEIEDILESTAVPLTDANFPDSPNNGYGHGLVNAFDAVSSVLSGIGKVKGTVTKEGEDTEAPVIAHEAPAQAFKEMALPLQADVSDNISVTDVKLSYMNEDGSWTDINAERVAGDYRSGTYEATIPAEALTGDDITYKWTAGDFGGNEQSTDEYTISLLPGISTGYEQDFEHSPIGWTSYGQANSWEWGAPSSGPGNAVSGEKVYGTNLDGNYDNSGNMTLLMPPVDLPDGESYLQFKQWYELERNYDYGHVFISTDMENWTQALRVNGTTDGWVDGEVDLSQYAGQRIYIAFNVTTDSSVVKQGWYLDDVKLSDQSLQPAKKIDLGVKPKNQDKSASLAAKPKVYPDKIMPIKPANEEKPSTDPAPMLLPLQAQVSVLETGRSVYTDPKDGSYELSHAAGDYTLKAEAYGYRSETQQVSIEQDGITTADFTLEEIPKGTISGMVTNEATGEPLEGATLFVLEDAAIQPVQTDENGHYDLQVYEGDYTLKIVAPHYYSQEVSVTVNGGEVETVDVAMKPFIGYGGEIGYDDGTAENARAFYDAGNGWGVKMSLADGQDKALVTGGLFRFWDTEWPVPGGTDFKVEVYDASGSDGAPGKKIAGPINATALRNGEWTQVDLSGEGIMVDGDFYMVYIQSDPNPNAPGLATDEDGENAGRSWQYVDGAWSPSPEDEGNYMIRALVDYEVTAPVITSPKDGSFTNQKTVVVEGTSAPGTTVHILNNGEEASAVQATEEGTFSTEVDLINGENSLTAKASTEQGMTDESSPVVITLDQQKPELTITSPEDGLKTNKEAITVTGNVIEDNLAWVKVNGEKAEVSDGSFSHRILLNEGENVITVIAKDKAGNRKKQKVTVYSKQGSIVIDNLQPTVDKELKSGQTVKIEFDSEPGLKAVFTIMMPLTNTGAVQNANELPMMETSAGHYEGYYTATSNVKAPGAVIEVKASDDYGNVSTKRAEGLLYINTKKK; encoded by the coding sequence ATGGGTAAAAGGAAAAGGAATGTAAAATGGCTCTCGCTTACTTTCACGATCATGCTGATCTTTTCTTTACTTACACCAATGAATGCCACCCTTGCAGCAACAAAAAAAGCATCCTCGACATCTGCACGCGAATCGGTTGTTCTTAACTCCAAGGATAGAGTCTCCTCAAAAGTCATTGATCAATTTAAACAAAAGGAAAAGGTTACGTACTTGGTTAAGCTCAAAGATCAAGTCGATACAACCAAGGTTTCAGAAAATGCTGCATCAAAGGCGAAATCAGAAAAACTTTCTTCCTTGAATACAAAACTATTAAAAAGGTCGATGGTCGTTTCCACATTAAGAGCAAAAGCGACTGAAACACAAGCCCATTTGAAAGGGTATTTACAAAAAGAACAAAAGGCTGGAAAAGTGAACAAGATCCAATCCTTCTATGTTGTCAACGCTTTAGCCGTTACTTCGACAAAGGACGTAATGGAAGCCATGGCTGCTTTTCCGGAAGTAGACAAAGTCCTTCCGAATGAAAAAAGGCAATTGATTCAGCCGACTGCAGTGAAAAATTTGGAAAAAGAAAAATCTTCTTTGCAGTTGCAGCCGAAAAACGGTACATCTTCTATAGAATGGAATATTCAGCAGATCGGTGCTCCACAAGTATGGAATATGGGGATAGATGGAACCGGTACAGTGGTCGCAACGATTGATACGGGCGTTCAATGGGATCACCCCGCACTGAAACAAAAATATAGAGGGTACGATCCACAAAATCCGGACACGCCTAACAATGAATTCAACTGGTTTGATGCCGTCGCGAGTCAGTCCAGTCCCTATGATGATATTGGACATGGTTCACATGTGACCGGGACAATGGTTGGATCGGAACCCGACGGAAGCAATCAAATCGGCGTAGCACCGGGGGCTAAATGGATTGCCGTAAAGGCATTTTCTCCAGATGGCGGGACCGACGTAGATTTGCTTGAAGCTGGTGAATGGATTTTAGCTCCAAAAGACTCGGATGGAAATCCGCATCCAGAAAAAGCGCCGGATGTTGTAAATAATTCCTGGGGAGGCGGACCAGGAATGGATGAGTGGTACCGCCAAATGGTCCAAGCATGGAGAGCAGCGGAAATCTTCCCGGAATTTTCTGCAGGGAATACGACATTGACGAATCCAGGCGGACCTGGGTCAGTCGCGACGCCTGCCAATTACCCGGAATCTTTTGCTACTGGAGCTACAGACAGTCAAAACCATTTGGCAAGTTTTTCATTGCAGGGTCCTTCTCCTTACAATGAAATGAAGCCTGAAATTTCCGCTCCAGGAGTCAATATTCGTTCATCGGTACCTGGAAGCACATATGAAGGTGGATGGAATGGAACATCAATGGCGGGGCCGCATGTCTCAGCTGTTGTTGCACTATTGAAGCAAGCCGATGCAAGCCTGACGGTGGATGAGATTGAAGATATTTTAGAATCCACTGCAGTGCCTTTGACGGATGCGAACTTCCCTGATTCTCCCAATAATGGATATGGCCATGGCCTCGTCAATGCGTTTGATGCCGTATCCTCAGTCTTGAGCGGAATCGGAAAAGTGAAAGGGACCGTTACAAAGGAAGGTGAAGACACTGAAGCACCGGTTATTGCCCATGAGGCTCCTGCGCAGGCATTTAAAGAGATGGCTTTGCCGCTGCAAGCCGATGTGAGCGATAATATCAGCGTAACAGACGTTAAATTAAGCTATATGAACGAGGATGGCAGCTGGACTGATATCAATGCTGAAAGAGTGGCGGGTGATTATCGATCGGGAACCTATGAAGCTACTATCCCTGCCGAAGCATTGACTGGTGATGATATTACCTATAAATGGACAGCCGGGGACTTCGGAGGGAATGAACAATCAACAGATGAATATACCATTTCATTACTACCCGGCATTTCAACAGGATACGAACAGGATTTTGAACATTCTCCGATAGGCTGGACATCGTATGGCCAGGCAAATAGCTGGGAGTGGGGCGCACCTTCAAGCGGACCGGGAAATGCGGTCTCTGGTGAAAAAGTGTATGGGACGAATTTGGATGGAAATTATGACAATAGTGGAAATATGACGTTATTGATGCCTCCGGTTGATTTGCCTGATGGAGAAAGCTATCTCCAATTCAAACAATGGTATGAGCTTGAACGGAACTATGATTATGGCCATGTGTTTATTTCGACAGACATGGAAAACTGGACACAGGCATTGCGTGTAAATGGGACGACTGATGGATGGGTCGATGGTGAGGTGGATTTAAGCCAATACGCCGGACAACGCATCTACATCGCCTTTAATGTCACAACTGACAGCAGCGTCGTAAAACAAGGATGGTATTTGGACGATGTGAAGCTCTCAGATCAATCATTGCAGCCTGCGAAGAAAATCGATTTGGGTGTAAAACCAAAAAATCAAGATAAATCCGCTTCATTGGCTGCCAAACCAAAAGTATATCCAGATAAAATCATGCCGATCAAACCGGCAAACGAAGAAAAACCTTCCACCGATCCTGCACCGATGCTCTTGCCGCTTCAAGCGCAGGTGAGTGTGCTCGAAACTGGAAGATCAGTTTATACAGATCCAAAGGATGGCTCATATGAACTCTCACATGCAGCTGGAGACTATACGCTAAAAGCGGAGGCATATGGATACAGATCAGAAACACAGCAAGTATCGATCGAACAAGATGGAATCACGACAGCAGACTTTACGCTGGAAGAAATTCCAAAGGGGACGATTTCAGGTATGGTCACCAATGAAGCTACCGGTGAACCTCTTGAAGGAGCCACATTGTTCGTTCTTGAGGATGCTGCCATCCAGCCGGTTCAAACCGATGAAAATGGACATTATGATCTTCAAGTATATGAAGGTGATTATACATTGAAGATTGTTGCTCCACATTATTACTCTCAAGAAGTGAGCGTGACGGTGAACGGCGGTGAAGTAGAAACGGTGGATGTCGCCATGAAACCGTTCATTGGATATGGGGGTGAAATTGGCTACGATGATGGAACTGCAGAAAATGCACGCGCATTCTACGATGCAGGAAATGGTTGGGGAGTTAAAATGTCGCTTGCCGATGGACAGGATAAAGCGCTTGTCACAGGGGGCTTATTCAGATTCTGGGACACAGAATGGCCGGTTCCCGGCGGTACAGACTTTAAGGTTGAGGTTTACGATGCAAGCGGGTCTGATGGGGCTCCAGGCAAGAAAATTGCCGGACCTATCAATGCTACTGCTTTAAGGAATGGGGAATGGACCCAAGTCGATTTAAGCGGGGAAGGGATCATGGTTGATGGAGATTTCTACATGGTATATATTCAATCGGATCCAAACCCGAATGCACCTGGACTTGCGACAGATGAAGATGGAGAAAACGCAGGTAGAAGCTGGCAGTACGTAGATGGTGCCTGGTCGCCGTCACCTGAGGATGAAGGAAACTATATGATCAGGGCATTAGTGGACTATGAAGTAACCGCTCCGGTCATTACTTCGCCGAAGGATGGCTCATTCACCAATCAGAAAACGGTTGTTGTCGAAGGTACTTCCGCTCCTGGCACAACGGTGCACATTTTGAATAATGGGGAAGAAGCTTCGGCCGTACAAGCAACAGAAGAAGGAACATTCAGCACAGAGGTTGATTTAATAAATGGCGAGAATTCATTGACGGCCAAGGCTTCGACAGAACAAGGCATGACAGATGAGTCTTCTCCGGTCGTTATTACTCTCGATCAGCAGAAACCTGAACTGACCATCACGTCGCCTGAGGATGGCTTGAAAACGAATAAAGAAGCCATTACAGTAACAGGGAATGTAATAGAAGACAATCTCGCATGGGTAAAAGTAAATGGAGAAAAAGCAGAGGTATCCGATGGTTCATTCTCTCATCGAATCCTTTTGAACGAGGGAGAAAATGTGATTACTGTGATCGCCAAAGATAAAGCGGGCAATCGCAAAAAGCAAAAGGTCACAGTCTATTCGAAGCAAGGGTCGATCGTCATTGATAACCTTCAGCCTACTGTAGATAAAGAATTAAAGAGCGGCCAAACAGTCAAGATCGAATTTGACAGTGAACCTGGATTAAAAGCTGTATTTACCATCATGATGCCATTGACCAATACAGGCGCAGTGCAAAATGCGAATGAACTGCCGATGATGGAAACAAGTGCAGGACACTATGAAGGCTATTATACAGCCACCTCCAATGTGAAAGCACCGGGAGCGGTCATCGAAGTGAAAGCTTCCGATGACTATGGAAACGTCTCTACTAAACGTGCGGAAGGATTGCTGTATATTAATACAAAGAAAAAATAA
- the lpdA gene encoding dihydrolipoyl dehydrogenase: protein MAQEYDLVILGGGTGGYVAAIRASQLGLKTAIVEKGKLGGTCLHRGCIPSKALLRSAEVYHTAKRGEEFGVTINDVTLNFTRVQERKSKIVDQLYKGVQHLMKQGKIDVFEGIGRILGPSIFSPMPGTISVEMNNGDENEMLIPKNVIVATGSRPRSLPGLDIDGQFVLSSDEALELEELPKSIIIVGGGVIGIEWASMLSDFGVEVTVVEYADRIIPTEDHEISKEMQRLMKKKGVTVVTRAKVLPDTLEKGDQEVTISAEVKDSQKSFTAEKILVSVGRQANTQNIGLENTDIVIEKGFIQTNEFFQTKESHIYAIGDVIGGLQLAHVASHEGITAVEHIAGEKPDPIDYTLVSKCIYSNPEVASVGYTEHEAKEKGFNVKVGKFSFRAIGKALVFGESDGFVKIIADNDTDDILGVHMIGPHVTDMITEAGLAKVLDATPWEVAHTIHPHPTLSEAIGEAALAVDGKAIHS, encoded by the coding sequence TTGGCACAAGAATATGATTTAGTCATCCTTGGCGGAGGAACGGGCGGTTATGTTGCCGCCATCCGTGCTTCCCAATTAGGCTTGAAAACAGCAATTGTGGAAAAAGGCAAACTGGGCGGTACATGCCTTCATCGCGGGTGCATCCCAAGTAAAGCTCTTCTGCGAAGTGCAGAAGTATACCATACAGCGAAACGCGGGGAAGAATTCGGTGTGACCATAAATGATGTCACGCTGAATTTCACTCGTGTCCAAGAACGCAAGAGCAAAATCGTCGATCAGCTATACAAAGGTGTACAACACTTGATGAAACAAGGGAAAATAGATGTATTTGAAGGGATCGGACGCATATTGGGGCCATCCATCTTCTCGCCGATGCCGGGCACAATTTCCGTTGAAATGAACAATGGTGATGAAAATGAAATGCTCATTCCAAAAAACGTGATTGTTGCAACAGGGTCACGTCCACGTTCATTGCCTGGTTTGGATATTGATGGGCAGTTTGTCTTGTCTTCAGATGAAGCGCTTGAGCTCGAGGAACTTCCGAAATCGATCATCATCGTCGGCGGAGGCGTCATTGGGATCGAATGGGCATCCATGTTATCCGACTTTGGCGTAGAAGTGACTGTTGTGGAATATGCAGATCGAATCATCCCGACGGAAGATCATGAAATCTCAAAAGAAATGCAGCGCTTAATGAAGAAAAAGGGTGTAACCGTTGTGACAAGGGCTAAAGTCCTGCCTGATACATTGGAAAAAGGTGATCAGGAAGTGACGATCAGTGCAGAAGTGAAGGACTCCCAAAAATCCTTTACTGCCGAAAAAATCCTCGTTTCTGTAGGAAGACAAGCCAATACCCAAAACATCGGTTTGGAAAATACTGATATTGTGATTGAAAAAGGTTTTATTCAAACAAATGAATTTTTCCAAACGAAGGAAAGCCATATTTATGCGATCGGTGATGTGATCGGCGGACTTCAATTGGCTCATGTGGCATCCCATGAAGGGATTACGGCTGTCGAGCATATTGCTGGGGAAAAACCGGATCCAATCGACTATACATTAGTGTCTAAATGTATTTACAGCAACCCAGAGGTTGCAAGCGTAGGGTATACTGAACATGAAGCCAAAGAAAAAGGATTCAATGTAAAAGTCGGAAAGTTTTCATTCAGAGCAATCGGAAAAGCACTTGTATTTGGGGAGTCTGATGGATTCGTGAAAATCATCGCTGATAACGATACAGATGATATTTTAGGCGTCCATATGATTGGGCCGCACGTTACGGATATGATTACAGAAGCTGGTCTAGCAAAGGTCTTGGATGCCACGCCTTGGGAAGTGGCCCATACCATCCACCCTCACCCAACGTTGAGCGAAGCGATTGGTGAGGCGGCTCTAGCGGTTGACGGAAAAGCAATTCATTCTTAA